In the Sulfitobacter pacificus genome, one interval contains:
- the tnpC gene encoding IS66 family transposase, translating to MEEIQSTCAMLARHPEEFVVQNVKLIANADFRRDVEHDNAIAARDASISTLTAKLKVTRSDNRWLRAKLNKLTDMQFGQSSEKGAGSSQKKGGEQEPNAGGGNNEGGRGDSGGKTDDDAEPPKKPRGMKGKQAVVIPNYLSREDPRVIEPETGEICSCGCQMRPMGEQIIERLTFRPAQVRVIKEIYPKYVCRTCDRFVQAKVPPREFDYTKFDDRLIAGLAVSKFADFLPLYRQEQIFKRSGVKIHRSTMVRLMDQLCNALEPVHQALEADLKSSTKLSMDETVLSQLMPDNGKTKTCYVWALCRDDRRWAGNAPPGVVFHFMQSRKGEHAEEILQGFSGNLQVDGYAGYRRLMSPDRPGGQIKLAYCWAHVRRKFIDVVKATKSKRAEEIIDLINTIYTIEKKIAGMPSVVRLAVRDEEAKPTIDQLFQLLVETSKSISMKSSLGAAITYTMKLREGLTVFLEDGRVEFDNNAVENTIRPIALLRKNALFAGSEIGGRNWAIMASIIGTCRMNGIEPYAYLIWLLGRMAAGHPRSEYDKLLPWHCPKGRHGIE from the coding sequence ATGGAAGAAATACAATCAACCTGCGCGATGCTCGCGCGGCATCCGGAGGAGTTTGTCGTCCAAAACGTCAAGCTCATCGCGAATGCAGATTTTCGAAGAGATGTCGAACACGACAATGCTATCGCGGCGCGAGACGCTTCGATTTCAACACTTACAGCAAAGCTAAAGGTAACGCGTTCAGACAATCGCTGGCTGCGCGCCAAGCTCAACAAGTTGACGGATATGCAGTTTGGTCAATCGAGTGAGAAAGGTGCGGGCTCGTCACAGAAGAAAGGTGGCGAACAAGAGCCTAATGCTGGTGGTGGCAACAACGAGGGTGGCCGTGGGGACTCGGGTGGCAAAACCGACGACGATGCGGAGCCACCAAAGAAACCGCGTGGTATGAAAGGGAAGCAAGCCGTTGTCATTCCCAATTACCTGTCACGAGAAGATCCAAGGGTTATTGAACCTGAAACGGGGGAGATCTGTTCATGTGGTTGTCAGATGCGCCCAATGGGTGAACAAATCATCGAACGCTTAACCTTTCGGCCTGCGCAAGTGCGGGTGATTAAAGAAATCTACCCCAAATATGTCTGCCGAACTTGTGATCGGTTCGTTCAAGCAAAAGTACCGCCTCGCGAATTCGACTACACAAAATTCGACGACCGACTGATTGCTGGTTTGGCTGTAAGCAAGTTCGCTGATTTCTTACCTCTGTATCGGCAGGAACAGATATTCAAACGCTCGGGCGTAAAGATACATCGGTCAACGATGGTTCGGCTCATGGATCAACTTTGCAATGCGTTGGAACCTGTGCATCAAGCTCTCGAAGCTGATCTGAAATCCAGCACCAAGCTTTCAATGGACGAAACGGTCCTTTCTCAACTGATGCCTGACAACGGCAAAACCAAGACATGCTATGTCTGGGCGTTATGTCGTGATGACCGCCGCTGGGCTGGCAATGCGCCTCCCGGCGTGGTGTTTCATTTTATGCAATCCAGAAAGGGTGAACACGCCGAAGAAATCCTTCAAGGTTTTTCAGGCAACCTGCAAGTTGACGGTTACGCTGGCTACAGGCGATTAATGTCCCCGGATCGACCCGGAGGGCAGATCAAGCTGGCGTACTGTTGGGCACACGTCCGACGGAAGTTCATTGATGTGGTTAAAGCAACCAAGTCAAAACGTGCTGAGGAGATTATTGATTTAATCAATACGATCTACACGATTGAAAAGAAAATCGCGGGCATGCCTTCAGTTGTTCGTCTCGCCGTTCGCGATGAAGAGGCCAAGCCTACCATCGATCAGCTATTCCAGCTTCTCGTAGAAACATCGAAATCGATCTCGATGAAGTCATCGCTTGGTGCAGCCATCACCTACACAATGAAACTGCGTGAAGGCTTGACGGTATTTCTCGAAGACGGTCGCGTCGAGTTCGATAACAACGCTGTTGAAAACACGATCCGCCCGATTGCGCTTCTTCGGAAGAACGCGCTCTTCGCGGGATCAGAAATCGGCGGTCGCAACTGGGCGATCATGGCAAGCATCATTGGAACGTGCCGAATGAATGGGATTGAACCCTATGCCTATCTGATTTGGTTGCTAGGGCGGATGGCGGCAGGTCACCCACGAAGCGAATACGACAAGTTGTTGCCGTGGCATTGTCCGAAAGGTAGGCACGGTATCGAATAG
- a CDS encoding helix-turn-helix domain-containing protein → MKINNKINITIDSLSNLNMIPDYEAECRKVNYTNKLYEFAHDAAASERLERHKLERHEFIKSQLRLSGTSLAEVARELGVQNGTVSTVSKGLGTSKRIQLKLAEILQISPSSLWPERFPNSDEGESP, encoded by the coding sequence TTGAAAATAAACAATAAAATAAATATCACTATTGATTCGCTCTCTAATCTGAATATGATCCCAGATTATGAAGCGGAGTGCCGAAAAGTGAATTATACGAACAAATTATATGAATTTGCGCACGACGCAGCGGCATCTGAGCGACTTGAGCGTCATAAACTTGAGCGTCACGAATTCATAAAGAGCCAGCTAAGACTATCAGGGACATCGCTTGCAGAAGTGGCACGTGAACTGGGTGTTCAGAATGGCACCGTTTCGACCGTGTCCAAGGGGTTAGGTACTTCAAAGCGGATTCAGCTCAAACTGGCAGAAATCTTGCAGATTTCCCCAAGTTCTTTGTGGCCAGAGCGCTTTCCAAATTCAGATGAAGGAGAGAGCCCATGA
- a CDS encoding DUF7695 domain-containing protein: protein MKKIIRNSARCLRCGEEVESKGVHDAQTCSCGNLMVDGGYEYLRRSILDETLVSETSVWKPMPKEKTDRT, encoded by the coding sequence ATGAAAAAAATCATCCGCAATAGCGCGCGCTGCTTAAGATGTGGCGAAGAGGTCGAAAGCAAGGGCGTACATGACGCACAAACCTGTTCATGCGGAAACCTGATGGTTGACGGTGGTTACGAATACTTGAGACGGTCCATTCTCGACGAGACATTGGTCTCCGAAACGAGCGTCTGGAAACCTATGCCCAAAGAAAAAACCGACAGAACTTAG
- the tnpB gene encoding IS66 family insertion sequence element accessory protein TnpB (TnpB, as the term is used for proteins encoded by IS66 family insertion elements, is considered an accessory protein, since TnpC, encoded by a neighboring gene, is a DDE family transposase.) codes for MISPAGNFKFYVATKPVDFRKGMDGLAAIVQNEFDLDPFSGAIFIFRSKRADRLKLIVWDGTGLVMTYKRIEGKGFEWPRIQDGIINLTKSQFEALFEGLDWKRVTARNMRRPVAV; via the coding sequence ATGATCTCACCAGCTGGCAACTTCAAATTCTATGTCGCGACTAAACCGGTCGATTTCCGAAAAGGCATGGATGGCTTGGCAGCGATTGTTCAGAACGAATTTGACCTCGATCCGTTCAGTGGTGCGATCTTCATCTTTCGCTCAAAACGCGCGGATCGCCTCAAACTGATTGTTTGGGATGGCACTGGCCTCGTGATGACTTACAAACGTATCGAAGGCAAAGGATTTGAATGGCCGCGTATTCAAGATGGGATAATCAACCTGACTAAATCTCAGTTTGAAGCGCTATTTGAAGGTTTGGATTGGAAACGGGTCACCGCTAGAAATATGCGTCGTCCCGTTGCCGTTTGA
- a CDS encoding DUF6525 family protein, whose product MNRNLGATSLRRKRRSNNPMQSYDSLPEPLRHWLSQAALPWSPTSAKRLWQKACAKGLSTQEALHELSSAEARMLARDRHSPSQVFLP is encoded by the coding sequence ATGAACCGGAACCTCGGGGCGACAAGCCTGCGCCGCAAGAGACGATCCAACAATCCGATGCAAAGCTATGACAGCCTGCCAGAACCGCTGCGGCACTGGCTGTCACAGGCGGCACTGCCATGGTCGCCCACTTCGGCAAAACGACTGTGGCAAAAAGCCTGTGCAAAAGGCTTGAGCACGCAAGAGGCCCTGCACGAACTGTCCAGCGCAGAGGCACGCATGTTGGCACGTGACCGCCATTCCCCTTCCCAAGTTTTTCTACCGTGA
- a CDS encoding DUF1826 domain-containing protein produces the protein MILETEAVKQPVVGVAVSRRPEDLSILKTPGCAAALWHRQPEAGFQTWIDALDPQHLPDGRVVLHRGSVHRALNELCDIAGTPQCAEREQLIEDATALSVIFADLMDAQYLRVRLQAVTTNACRKFHIDAITARLVCTYRGTGTQYGTSPDRTVPARVFTVPTGAPILLRGSLWPETPAAGLLHRSPPIEGTDETRLVLVIDPITDPEKAR, from the coding sequence ATGATCCTTGAAACCGAAGCGGTAAAACAGCCGGTTGTCGGGGTCGCGGTGTCCCGCAGGCCGGAAGACCTGTCAATTCTGAAAACACCCGGCTGTGCGGCGGCCCTGTGGCATCGCCAGCCAGAGGCCGGTTTTCAGACCTGGATTGATGCACTTGATCCTCAACATCTTCCTGATGGGCGGGTGGTTCTGCACCGCGGATCAGTTCACAGGGCACTCAACGAATTATGCGATATCGCGGGCACCCCGCAGTGCGCGGAACGTGAACAATTGATCGAGGATGCCACTGCCCTGTCGGTTATCTTTGCCGACCTGATGGATGCGCAATATCTGCGTGTCCGCCTGCAAGCGGTGACAACAAACGCCTGCCGCAAGTTCCACATTGACGCGATCACCGCGCGGCTGGTCTGCACCTATCGCGGCACCGGTACACAATATGGTACCTCACCAGACCGCACAGTCCCTGCGCGGGTGTTCACTGTCCCGACTGGCGCACCAATCCTGCTGCGCGGTTCGCTCTGGCCAGAGACCCCGGCAGCAGGTTTGCTGCACCGCTCTCCACCGATCGAGGGTACCGATGAGACCCGGTTGGTTCTGGTGATTGATCCGATCACTGACCCCGAGAAAGCACGATGA
- a CDS encoding GTP-binding protein: protein MSDTRLPVTVLSGFLGAGKTTLLNRVLNNRDGRRVAVIVNDMSEVNIDADLVRADTELSRTDETLVEMSNGCICCTLRDDLLDEVRRLADEGRFDYLLIESTGISEPLPVAATFDFRDEFGESLADVSRLDTMVTVVDAANLLNDFSSHDFLRDRGETMGEEDERTLVHLLTDQIEFADVVILNKVTDAGPERVDAARKIIRSLNADTRIIETDHSDVPAEAILDTGLFDFEKAHEHPMWAKELYGFADHVPETEEYGVASFVYRARLPFIPERILEVLNSELPGVIRAKGHFWIATRPDWVAEFSLAGSLSSVKPLGTWWASVPKENWPDHDSAKAYMQAHWEEPWGDRRQELVFIGAGIGWPTLKARLDSCLVPAVAATGPDNLPDYPDPFPLWRRAEEAA from the coding sequence ATGTCAGATACCCGCCTTCCCGTCACGGTCCTTTCCGGCTTTCTTGGTGCGGGGAAGACCACGCTGCTGAATCGTGTGCTGAACAACCGTGATGGGCGCCGCGTGGCCGTGATTGTCAACGACATGTCCGAAGTCAACATCGACGCCGATCTTGTGCGCGCGGATACCGAACTGAGCCGGACAGATGAAACACTGGTCGAAATGTCGAACGGCTGCATCTGCTGCACCCTGCGTGATGATCTGTTGGATGAGGTGCGGCGCTTGGCCGATGAGGGGCGCTTTGACTACCTGCTGATCGAATCCACCGGCATCTCCGAACCCCTGCCCGTTGCTGCAACCTTTGATTTCCGTGACGAGTTCGGCGAAAGCCTTGCCGATGTCTCGCGTCTGGACACGATGGTGACTGTTGTCGACGCGGCCAACCTGCTGAATGACTTTTCCAGCCATGATTTCCTGCGGGATCGTGGTGAAACCATGGGCGAAGAAGACGAACGCACCTTGGTACACCTGCTGACCGACCAGATTGAATTTGCCGATGTTGTGATCCTGAACAAGGTCACTGATGCCGGCCCCGAACGGGTTGATGCCGCGCGCAAGATCATTCGCAGTCTGAACGCCGATACCCGGATCATCGAGACCGATCATTCAGACGTCCCAGCCGAGGCCATTCTGGACACGGGCCTGTTTGATTTTGAAAAGGCCCATGAACATCCGATGTGGGCGAAAGAGCTTTACGGCTTTGCTGACCATGTGCCCGAAACCGAAGAGTATGGCGTGGCGTCTTTCGTCTATCGCGCGCGGTTGCCCTTTATTCCTGAACGTATTCTAGAAGTGCTGAACAGCGAACTGCCGGGTGTCATCCGCGCCAAGGGGCATTTCTGGATTGCCACCCGCCCCGATTGGGTTGCAGAATTTTCGCTGGCAGGGTCCTTGTCCAGCGTCAAGCCGCTTGGGACATGGTGGGCTTCGGTTCCAAAAGAGAACTGGCCGGATCACGACAGCGCCAAGGCCTATATGCAGGCCCATTGGGAAGAGCCCTGGGGCGACCGCCGTCAGGAACTTGTCTTTATTGGAGCTGGCATCGGCTGGCCCACGTTAAAGGCACGGCTGGACAGCTGTCTGGTGCCGGCGGTTGCCGCTACTGGCCCGGATAACCTGCCTGACTACCCTGATCCCTTCCCGCTTTGGCGCCGCGCCGAGGAGGCAGCATGA
- a CDS encoding RrF2 family transcriptional regulator produces the protein MKRNSRLSLALHTLGHMAGDPDKMQTSAEIADHAGTNPVVVRRVLGKLREAGLLTSEKGHAGGWRLARSPQQITLADVYLALDESLIANGGEMETPDCSIEHVLQKKVAAVMADIERSLIERLASTTIAEVRESGHAAHGA, from the coding sequence ATGAAACGCAATTCGCGCCTGTCGCTTGCGCTGCACACGTTGGGTCACATGGCGGGTGATCCTGACAAAATGCAGACCTCCGCAGAAATAGCTGATCACGCGGGTACGAATCCGGTTGTTGTGCGGCGGGTACTGGGCAAGCTCAGAGAGGCGGGGCTGCTGACATCAGAGAAAGGGCACGCCGGGGGCTGGCGGCTGGCCCGCTCCCCGCAGCAGATCACACTGGCGGATGTCTATCTGGCGCTTGATGAAAGCTTGATTGCCAACGGCGGTGAGATGGAAACGCCAGATTGCTCCATCGAGCATGTCTTGCAGAAGAAAGTCGCAGCTGTGATGGCGGACATTGAACGCAGTCTGATCGAGCGGCTTGCAAGCACCACAATTGCCGAGGTGCGCGAGAGCGGACATGCCGCCCATGGGGCCTGA